The following proteins are co-located in the Chloroflexota bacterium genome:
- a CDS encoding glycosyltransferase family 4 protein, whose translation MRVGIDARLVRYRPGGISTYILGLLKGLANIATTIEPIVLQSARDRRPLFPAAAFKRSFLWTPCHHRLEQFLLPLELIPLGLDILHSPDFIPPFRRRCKSVITVHDLAFLHYPQLLTAESKRYYGQIRQAVESAEGIIAVSESTKRDLREQLGVPETKITVIYEAADAIFRSIVDAEQVCSELWSRFRLKDAFFLFVGTLEPRKNLPTLLRAYELLRRQQGAGTSLRQLPSLVIAGARGWLYEEIFALVQTLQLEKSVIFVGAVTADDLLYLYNGALALIMPSLYEGFGLPALEAMSCGTAVIVSNCSSLPEVVGEAAVQVDPNDFEQLALVMQRLLVDNALRADLQRKGLERAKQFSWEQTARQTLEVYRRVSAA comes from the coding sequence ATGCGGGTCGGCATTGATGCCCGGTTGGTGCGTTATCGGCCCGGTGGTATCAGTACCTATATTTTGGGTTTACTGAAGGGGCTTGCTAATATTGCTACTACGATCGAGCCGATCGTCTTGCAAAGTGCGCGGGATAGACGCCCTTTATTTCCCGCCGCTGCTTTCAAGCGGAGTTTTCTTTGGACACCTTGTCATCATCGTCTTGAGCAATTTCTGCTGCCGCTTGAGCTCATTCCTCTTGGCCTGGACATATTGCACAGTCCCGATTTCATTCCTCCGTTTCGGCGACGGTGCAAATCGGTCATCACGGTTCACGACCTGGCCTTTCTGCATTATCCGCAGCTGCTTACGGCGGAGAGTAAGCGCTATTATGGACAGATAAGGCAAGCAGTAGAGAGCGCCGAGGGGATCATCGCTGTCTCAGAGAGCACAAAGCGCGACCTCAGGGAACAACTTGGCGTTCCCGAAACAAAAATCACGGTGATTTACGAAGCTGCCGACGCTATCTTTCGCTCAATCGTCGATGCTGAGCAGGTATGTTCGGAGCTGTGGTCGCGTTTCAGGCTTAAAGACGCATTCTTTTTATTTGTGGGCACTCTTGAGCCGCGGAAAAATCTACCCACGCTGCTTAGGGCATATGAACTTCTGAGGAGACAGCAAGGGGCGGGCACCAGCCTAAGGCAATTGCCCAGTTTAGTTATCGCTGGCGCGAGGGGATGGCTTTATGAGGAGATCTTCGCCCTGGTGCAGACTCTACAACTGGAAAAGAGTGTAATTTTTGTGGGAGCGGTCACGGCCGATGATTTGCTCTACCTTTACAACGGTGCCTTAGCCTTAATTATGCCCTCTCTCTATGAGGGATTTGGGTTACCGGCGTTGGAAGCGATGTCCTGTGGTACAGCGGTGATCGTCTCAAACTGTTCTTCGCTACCTGAGGTGGTGGGTGAGGCTGCTGTGCAGGTTGATCCAAACGACTTTGAGCAATTGGCGCTGGTGATGCAGCGCCTGTTGGTTGATAACGCACTTCGGGCGGATTTACAGCGTAAAGGACTGGAGCGGGCCAAGCAATTCTCGTGGGAGCAAACAGCCAGACAGACCTTAGAGGTATACAGGAGGGTATCAGCAGCGTGA
- a CDS encoding glycosyltransferase, whose product MRILFLTPHVPYPPHKGTAIRNFNIIENLAARHELTLVSFGEPADKAALAVLRRYCVRVEVIPPPTRSSLRRAFSVIFSEQPDLTLRLSSLALVQRLSSLLAAEEFDVIQIEGLEMAPLWEMAWKGKTTNRRPLVVLDAHNAEYVLQRRAFETDLSRPATWVGAFYSFIQWWKLRRYEAKICRLVDGVVAVSEVDRRMLQSLVPNLKATVVSNGVDLAEFAPLNSEREPFLVFSGTMDFRPNVDAVTWFCREILPRLRAEVPDLRFYIVGRDPKREVLRLGQIPGVIVSGPVADIRPYVGRAAACVVPMRIGGGVRLKVLEAMALGTPVVSTSLGCEGIEVTPDENVLIANDAAEFAEKVLALLRDPERGRGLGRKARQLVEIKYDWRVLVPRLERFYCSLLEIS is encoded by the coding sequence GTGAGGATTCTGTTCTTGACTCCTCATGTCCCTTATCCTCCCCACAAGGGGACGGCCATAAGGAATTTCAATATCATCGAAAACCTTGCTGCCCGTCATGAGCTGACTCTTGTTTCCTTTGGTGAACCAGCGGATAAAGCAGCGCTCGCCGTGCTGCGTCGTTACTGTGTGCGGGTTGAGGTGATACCCCCACCAACTCGTTCGTCCCTTCGTCGGGCGTTCAGTGTGATCTTTTCAGAGCAGCCAGACCTGACTCTGCGCCTTTCTTCCCTGGCCTTAGTCCAGCGTCTTTCATCCTTACTAGCCGCTGAGGAGTTCGACGTGATCCAGATTGAGGGATTGGAAATGGCTCCCCTTTGGGAGATGGCCTGGAAGGGAAAGACCACGAACAGGCGCCCCTTGGTTGTTCTGGATGCCCATAATGCCGAATATGTGTTGCAACGTCGGGCCTTTGAGACCGACCTATCCCGTCCAGCCACTTGGGTCGGAGCCTTTTATTCGTTTATCCAATGGTGGAAGCTACGGCGTTATGAGGCCAAGATTTGTCGTCTGGTAGATGGGGTAGTGGCCGTATCCGAGGTAGATCGAAGGATGCTACAATCCCTCGTCCCCAACTTAAAAGCAACAGTGGTCAGCAATGGTGTCGATTTAGCGGAATTCGCCCCACTTAATAGTGAGAGGGAGCCGTTCCTTGTCTTTAGTGGAACGATGGACTTTCGACCGAACGTTGATGCTGTAACCTGGTTTTGTCGAGAGATATTACCTCGGCTTCGTGCTGAAGTGCCAGACCTGCGCTTCTACATCGTTGGTCGGGACCCCAAGAGAGAGGTTCTCCGCTTGGGGCAGATACCAGGTGTAATTGTTAGTGGTCCCGTGGCTGATATACGTCCTTATGTTGGGCGAGCAGCAGCCTGTGTAGTGCCCATGCGTATTGGCGGAGGGGTTCGACTGAAGGTACTGGAGGCTATGGCTCTCGGTACTCCTGTCGTCTCCACCTCGCTTGGTTGTGAGGGGATCGAGGTTACCCCCGATGAAAACGTGTTGATTGCCAATGATGCAGCTGAATTCGCCGAAAAGGTGCTGGCTTTGCTTCGCGATCCGGAAAGGGGCAGAGGGCTAGGCCGTAAGGCCCGCCAGCTTGTAGAGATAAAATACGATTGGCGGGTGCTTGTTCCCCGATTAGAGCGCTTTTATTGCTCCTTACTGGAGATATCCTAG
- a CDS encoding glycosyltransferase family 39 protein — translation MRIRRLSLWLAALFLAITVLGIVFRQPLWHTVKPIIGYEVRDRIIAVYSRLTARQVETADYEPMPYTGFNPYGINVFLEQEVQESEIRRTLQMIKEAGFGWIKQQVLWYEIERPAKGLYQDDRHNNVDTWKKYDRIVDLADEYGLGLILRIDTSPEWARPGKSKLETPPDNFDDFGDFVYTIVSRYKGKVRYYQIWNEPNLAFEWGGQVPNAKEYVRLLKIAYVRAKEADPKAVILAAALAPTIEYSERGINDLIFLQQMYDAGAKPYFDIMSVNPYGLRSGPDVTLQATERDINFSRPILTREIMVRNGDAGKPIWGSEMGWCALPPDFPAEPLFGRVTREQQAEYTVRAYQRIQEEWPWMGVVNLWHFRAVNEADKEQQRYYFNIVGSDFHPHPVYKALKELATGPRVMYLGYHQEDHWALNFDGHWQRATDHRAGLGHYAFSDTAGDAVRFLFKGNELDLVVRKGPTAGRLLVTIDGSSEGANLLPRDEQKRAYLDLYNPEVRWQERVPVADGLSDDVHFTELRVAATTNESSSGKRCVLDGIVVIKGSNNLPLIGSLIGMGVGLVLLGGLAWSQRWRREHTTVTPESAPRSPQQISLLLALLLIVACGFALRIYLLNGQSLEYDEGVTAALMTRDLSAITQAAAMDIHPPLYYYLLRIWTIFFGTSEFVLRLFSAVIGVALLPLLAKVGTRLMGWGVGLVAAWLAAVAPLLIYYSQEARMYSLLLLLSTLSMYLFIRLILERSDGEEGRTHLWLSYVIVATLSLYTHYLAVAVLLVQNVYVLVVLSRRDRRLRSWLKSQLVIVLLCLPWLLYVGRQVIGRGGPGVGEYVAFGSVLRRAFVVFSFGLSADATLTNKAAAVFLFFLLAGCFWPLARYLRDLSWGICEVNTLGRRFAEDLRPQALMAFWCLVPIVVTYALWLWHPLYNPIDNPRLLILAVPAYYLWLAIGINSFAFSLPMVLSPICGFIRCKVKENFQQIAIITGLGSLILCLALVGFFTSRSLLAYYYDPKYARDDYRGLVQQIESSFREEDAIVLNAPGQVEIFRYYYRGEGDVYPLPRQRPIDERDTEGELWRIAGGHKRVWLVLWAVQEADPNGFIEGWLDKHGHLIRERLFGTVRLLLYEVS, via the coding sequence GTGAGGATCAGGCGTCTCTCTCTGTGGCTTGCAGCGTTATTCTTAGCCATCACCGTCCTTGGGATCGTCTTCCGCCAGCCTCTATGGCATACAGTGAAACCGATCATCGGATACGAAGTCAGGGATAGGATAATTGCCGTCTACAGTAGGCTCACAGCTCGACAGGTAGAAACAGCCGACTATGAGCCGATGCCTTATACAGGATTCAATCCTTACGGCATCAATGTCTTCTTAGAGCAGGAAGTGCAGGAGAGTGAGATCCGCCGCACTTTGCAAATGATCAAGGAAGCTGGGTTCGGCTGGATCAAACAGCAGGTCCTTTGGTATGAGATCGAACGTCCGGCCAAGGGCCTGTACCAAGATGACCGTCACAACAACGTGGATACCTGGAAGAAATACGACCGCATCGTCGATCTGGCCGACGAGTATGGCTTGGGTTTGATCCTTCGCATAGATACCTCACCTGAATGGGCCCGCCCGGGCAAGTCAAAGTTAGAAACGCCACCGGATAATTTTGATGACTTCGGTGATTTTGTCTACACCATTGTCAGTCGTTACAAGGGGAAGGTCAGGTATTATCAGATTTGGAACGAGCCAAACCTCGCCTTTGAATGGGGTGGGCAGGTACCGAATGCTAAAGAGTATGTACGACTGCTGAAGATCGCTTATGTGCGGGCGAAAGAGGCTGATCCGAAGGCTGTTATTCTTGCCGCAGCCCTGGCCCCAACGATCGAGTACAGTGAGCGAGGAATAAACGACCTCATCTTCTTGCAACAGATGTACGATGCCGGGGCTAAACCGTACTTTGACATAATGAGCGTCAATCCCTATGGATTGCGCTCTGGTCCCGATGTAACGCTGCAAGCCACAGAGAGAGACATCAACTTCTCGCGGCCCATTCTGACGCGAGAGATTATGGTGCGCAATGGTGATGCGGGAAAGCCGATCTGGGGTTCGGAGATGGGTTGGTGTGCTCTTCCCCCTGATTTTCCAGCTGAACCTCTTTTCGGGCGGGTCACTCGCGAACAGCAAGCAGAGTACACTGTTAGAGCCTATCAACGGATCCAGGAGGAATGGCCGTGGATGGGTGTGGTGAACCTCTGGCATTTTCGAGCGGTTAATGAGGCAGATAAAGAGCAGCAGCGGTATTATTTTAACATCGTCGGGAGTGATTTCCATCCTCATCCCGTTTATAAAGCGCTAAAAGAGTTGGCCACAGGGCCTCGAGTGATGTACCTTGGTTATCATCAGGAGGACCACTGGGCGTTGAACTTCGATGGTCACTGGCAACGAGCCACCGACCACAGAGCCGGCCTGGGCCACTATGCTTTTAGTGACACAGCTGGCGACGCCGTCAGGTTCCTCTTTAAGGGAAATGAGCTGGATTTGGTGGTTCGAAAGGGCCCCACTGCTGGAAGGCTCTTGGTAACCATCGACGGTTCGTCAGAGGGGGCTAATCTGCTACCGAGGGATGAACAAAAGCGAGCGTATCTTGATCTTTATAATCCAGAGGTGCGCTGGCAAGAGCGAGTACCAGTGGCCGATGGATTAAGTGATGATGTGCATTTTACCGAGCTGCGGGTTGCAGCGACGACGAATGAATCCTCGTCGGGCAAGCGCTGTGTGCTGGACGGCATTGTTGTTATCAAGGGATCGAATAACCTTCCTCTGATAGGATCCCTAATAGGGATGGGGGTTGGGTTAGTCTTACTTGGTGGTCTGGCCTGGTCTCAGCGATGGCGAAGAGAACATACGACGGTTACCCCGGAATCCGCGCCGCGGTCGCCCCAGCAGATCAGTTTACTCTTGGCACTGCTGTTGATCGTCGCCTGCGGTTTTGCTCTGCGCATATATTTACTGAATGGCCAGAGCCTGGAGTATGATGAGGGAGTAACGGCGGCGCTGATGACGCGTGATCTCTCGGCTATCACCCAGGCTGCGGCGATGGACATTCATCCACCGCTGTATTACTACCTGCTCCGTATCTGGACTATCTTTTTTGGTACATCCGAGTTTGTCTTACGCTTGTTTTCAGCAGTGATTGGTGTGGCTTTGCTACCACTGCTGGCCAAAGTTGGCACTCGCTTGATGGGGTGGGGTGTTGGGCTCGTAGCTGCCTGGCTTGCTGCTGTGGCACCGCTATTGATCTACTATTCTCAAGAAGCGCGCATGTATTCCCTGCTGCTTCTCCTTTCCACGTTGTCTATGTACCTCTTTATTAGGCTTATTTTAGAACGCTCGGATGGGGAGGAAGGCAGAACGCATCTGTGGCTGTCTTACGTTATCGTGGCGACCCTTTCTCTCTATACCCACTACCTGGCCGTAGCCGTTCTATTGGTGCAAAACGTTTATGTGCTGGTCGTCCTTTCTCGGCGTGACCGGAGGTTGCGCTCCTGGCTAAAGTCCCAATTGGTTATTGTTCTGCTTTGCCTGCCCTGGCTACTCTATGTAGGCCGACAGGTCATAGGGCGCGGCGGCCCGGGCGTTGGGGAATACGTTGCCTTTGGTTCAGTCTTAAGGCGGGCCTTTGTCGTCTTCAGCTTTGGTCTCTCAGCTGATGCTACGCTAACCAATAAAGCTGCGGCTGTTTTCCTGTTTTTTCTTCTGGCGGGCTGTTTCTGGCCGTTGGCGCGGTATCTCCGAGACTTATCCTGGGGGATCTGTGAGGTGAATACTTTGGGCAGGAGATTCGCAGAGGATCTACGCCCTCAAGCCTTAATGGCCTTCTGGTGTCTGGTTCCCATCGTGGTCACTTATGCCTTGTGGTTATGGCACCCTTTGTACAATCCGATTGATAATCCCCGCCTTCTGATTCTAGCTGTGCCGGCTTATTATCTTTGGCTGGCGATAGGCATAAATTCTTTCGCCTTTTCCCTACCGATGGTTTTGAGTCCCATCTGCGGATTTATACGATGCAAAGTGAAGGAGAATTTCCAGCAGATAGCGATCATAACAGGTCTTGGGTCTCTTATCTTATGCTTGGCCTTGGTCGGATTCTTTACCAGTCGCTCATTGCTGGCCTATTATTATGATCCGAAGTATGCTCGCGATGACTATCGGGGTTTGGTGCAGCAGATCGAGTCGTCCTTTCGGGAGGAGGATGCTATTGTCCTGAACGCTCCGGGGCAAGTGGAGATCTTTCGTTACTATTATCGTGGGGAGGGAGACGTTTACCCTTTGCCGCGGCAGCGGCCGATAGATGAGAGGGATACGGAGGGGGAGCTATGGAGGATTGCTGGTGGGCACAAGCGGGTGTGGTTGGTGCTCTGGGCGGTGCAGGAGGCCGATCCCAACGGTTTCATTGAGGGCTGGCTGGATAAACATGGCCATCTGATTAGGGAGCGCTTATTTGGTACGGTTCGGCTTCTTCTCTATGAGGTTTCTTGA